GTCGGACACGCTCTACGTGCGCGCCTCGCTGCTCTCGGACGCCACACGGAAGCCGGGCCCCATCGCGCCGGCGCTGACCGTGAGCCCGGCCATCGCCGAGCTCATCCGGGGCAAGATCGACCGCGCGCCACGCCCGCCGCGGCAGGCGCCCTGCTGGTCCGACTGCGACTGCAAGATGTGCCACTCGTGGAGCACCGGCTCCCGCGCCTCCCACCTCTACGTGCACGTgcaggccccgccgccgccgccgccgggggcCGGCGAGCAGGAGGCAGTCATCTTCATCCACGGCTTCATCTCCTCCTCCGTGTTCTGGACGGAGACGGTGTTCCCGGCGTTCAGCCCGGCGGCGCGCGGGCGGTACCGGATGTTCGCCGTGGACCTGCTGGGGTTCGGGCGGAGCCCCAAGCCGGCCGACTCGCTGTACACGCTGCGGGAGCACCTGGAGATGATCGAGCGCTCCGTGCTCCAGCGCTACCGCCTCAAGTCCTTCCACGTCGTGGCGCACTCCCTCGGCTCCGTCCTCGCCCTCGCGCTCGCCGTCAAGTACCCCGGCGCCGTCAAGTCCCTCACGCTCCTCGCCCCGGTACGTATACGTTTCCCAGCCACGATGCGTGCCGGTGGCAGTGCCTGTGCCGTGTCCACCACCAGCTAGGCTAGCTGTTGCTGCAGCTGCGCATACGGAGTGCATGAACTTGCCATGCATTTAATCGCCGAACTCCGTCTCCCCGGCCCTGCCGACCAACTTCCATTAATGGACTGCCATAATACTTGAGTGGCCTGTGATCACGTAACAATTAAAGCCACTCACTCGCTCGGCATGCGAATCACCTGGCCTGCGCTAACAAACTCTGCGCACTTTGTAGTAATATTCCATCAATCGTGTCCGTTTTTACACGAACAAATGTGTAATAGTTTAAGTTTGTGTGATGGATGGTGGTGGTGCAGCCGTACTTCCCggtgccggaggaggaggcgggggcGGCGACGCAGTACGTGATGCGGCGGGTGGCGCCGCGGCGGGTGTGGCCGCCGATCGCGTTCGGGGCGTCGATGGCGTGCTGGTACGAGCACGTGAGCCGGACCATCTGCCTCACCATCTGCAGGCACCACCGGGTCTGGAACAGGCTCTTCAGGATCTTCACCAGAAACAAGTAAGCCAACCGCCTCACCTCCTGCATATATTATATTATTTTAACTTTACTTTACTATATAGAAGATAGATACATGCCTCGTGTAGCATATTTTCTTGTCCTTCTTTTCCCGGTGGCACCACATATACTCTATATATATTTCCCAACCACCTGACCTGCCTGTCCTGGCCTGCATGTTCCTCGGCCGGTCCCGTGACAACCCAGTCACGATAAGTAACTGCACTAGAACTAGATAGACGTACCCCACGCACAAACGGTCGCCGTGCGCACAGGgaacacccacacacacacacgggCAGCACAGTAAACTACTTAAGTTGAGCTCGATCTTGCAGTTATGAATCTCTTAGTAGTAAGTTTTGAAATGAAAAAACACAAAGCTTTGAAACGAAAACACATTGCTGCGGCATTCAATGGGCGCGAGACTGGCGGATGAGCCACAGCTGTCGACCCCATTCATGGCGCCACGAGTCTCCCTCCGATCCCACGGCCTTTTCTCTGCGTACGTACCCGCTGCTACTGCTGCAGGAACGTCCAGAATTTGTCTTTAAAATTGATGAAGCAGACAGGCTATGCGAGGAGACGACTGCGACGGCGACGCCTTTGGGCTCACATCGAGGGCGATCGCTGTCGCCGCCGCGCGGTATCTTCCCTTCAATG
This sequence is a window from Aegilops tauschii subsp. strangulata cultivar AL8/78 chromosome 7, Aet v6.0, whole genome shotgun sequence. Protein-coding genes within it:
- the LOC109734830 gene encoding probable lysophospholipase BODYGUARD 1, which gives rise to MHIATCVWQEKAAAMGAAAGGRAGECRVSLVALLAAAGRALNCVVSFVVFSFLDVLDMVLCLVYKVVDYAVEAEWKPCYCSAAAREGGGGGGVAGGATGAQGALSFVAPRAAAAAGPKVVRLSSSSANKMQLEDVSDTLYVRASLLSDATRKPGPIAPALTVSPAIAELIRGKIDRAPRPPRQAPCWSDCDCKMCHSWSTGSRASHLYVHVQAPPPPPPGAGEQEAVIFIHGFISSSVFWTETVFPAFSPAARGRYRMFAVDLLGFGRSPKPADSLYTLREHLEMIERSVLQRYRLKSFHVVAHSLGSVLALALAVKYPGAVKSLTLLAPPYFPVPEEEAGAATQYVMRRVAPRRVWPPIAFGASMACWYEHVSRTICLTICRHHRVWNRLFRIFTRNKMRTFLIEAFMCHTHNAAWHTLHNIMCLSASKMGAYLDVVAGQLSCKVALFHGRDDELLPVECTLAVGARVPRARVTVYDNKDHITIVVGQEKLFAAELEAIWRSAAQD